Proteins encoded by one window of Xiphophorus couchianus chromosome 13, X_couchianus-1.0, whole genome shotgun sequence:
- the ago3b gene encoding protein argonaute-3 isoform X2, whose translation MEIGTTGAHALFTLPRRPGYGSIGKPIKLLANCFQVEIPKIDVYLYEVDVKPEKCPRRVNREVVDSMVQHFKVTIFGDRLPVYDGKRSLYTASPLPVATSGVDLDVTLPGEGGKDRPFKVGIRFVSLVSWHLLHEVLTGRSVPEPLDLDKPLSTNPVHAVDVVLRHLPSMKYTPVGRSFFSSPEGYDHPLGGGREVWFGFHQSVRPAMWKMMLNIDVSATAFYKAQPVIQFMCEVLDIHNMDEQPRSLPDSHRVKFTKEIKGLKVEVTHCGSMRRKYRVCNVTRRPASLQTFPLQLENGQTVERTVAQYFREKYSLQLKYPHLPCLQVGQEQKHTYLPLEVCNIVPGQRCIKKLTDNQTSTMIKATARSAPDRQEEISRLVRSANYESDPFVQEFQFRVRDEMAQVTGRVLPAPMLQYGGRNRTVATPSHGVWDMRGKQFHTGVEIKMWAIACFATQRQCREEILKSFTEQLRKISKDAGMPIQGQPCFCKYAQGADSVEPMFRHLKNTYAGLQLIIVILPGKTPVYAEVKRVGDTLLGMATQCVQVKNVVKTSPQTLSNLCLKINVKLGGINNILLPNQRPSVFQQPIIFLGADVTHPPAGDGKKPSIAAVVGSMDAHPSRYCATVRVQRPRQEVIQDLASMVRELLIQFYKSTRYKPTRIIFYRDGVSEGQFRQVLHYELLAIREACISLEKEYQPGITFIVVQKRHHTRLFCADRNERVGRSGNIPAGTTVDTDITHPYEFDFYLCSHAGIQGTSRPSHYHILWDDNCFTADEFQLLTYQLCHTYVRCTRSVSIPAPAYYAHLVAFRARYHLVDKEHDSAEGSHISGQSNGRDPQALAKAVQIHHDTLRTMYFA comes from the exons GAGCCCACGCCTTGTTTACGTTGCCACGGCGACCCGGATATGGCTCCATCGGAAAGCCCATCAAGCTCCTGGCCAACTGCTTCCAGGTGGAAATCCCTAAGATCGACGTCTACCTGTACGAGGTCGACGTCAAGCCAGAGAAATGCCCCCGGAGGGTCAACAG GGAGGTGGTGGACTCCATGGTGCAGCACTTCAAGGTGACGATCTTCGGCGACCGGCTGCCGGTTTACGATGGGAAGAGGAGTCTCTACACGGCGAGTCCACTTCCTGTCGCCACAAGCGGG GTGGACCTGGACGTCACGCTGCCGGGCGAAGGCGGGAAGGATCGCCCGTTTAAGGTCGGCATCCGGTTCGTGTCGCTGGTCAGCTGGCACCTGCTGCACGAAGTCCTGACCGGACGCAGCGTCCCTGAGCCGCTGGACCTGGACAAGCCGCTCAGCACCAACCCGGTTCACGCCGTGGACGTCGTCCTGCGACACCTGCCCTCCATGAA GTACACCCCGGTGGGTCGGTCCTTCTTCTCCTCCCCTGAGGGCTACGACCACCCGCTGGGCGGAGGCCGGGAGGTTTGGTTCGGCTTCCACCAGTCGGTGCGGCCCGCCATGTGGAAGATGATGCTGAACATCGATG TTTCAGCCACGGCCTTCTACAAAGCGCAGCCGGTCATCCAGTTCATGTGTGAGGTGCTGGACATCCACAACATGGACGAGCAGCCGCGCTCGCTCCCGGATTCACATCGAGTCAAATTCACCAAAGAGATCAAAG GTCTTAAAGTGGAAGTAACCCACTGTGGAAGCATGCGGAGGAAGTACAGGGTGTGCAACGTGACGCGGCGGCCTGCCAGCCTGCAGAC GTTCCCTCTGCAGCTGGAGAACGGCCAGACGGTGGAGCGCACCGTGGCGCAGTACTTCAGGGAGAAGTACAGCCTGCAGCTGAAGTACCCACACCTGCCCTGCCTGCAGGTGGGCCAGGAGCAGAAACACACCTACCTGCCGCTGGAG GTGTGTAACATCGTTCCCGGTCAGCGCTGCATTAAGAAGCTGACTGACAACCAGACGTCCACCATGATCAAAGCCACGGCCCGCTCGGCTCCGGACAGGCAGGAGGAGATCAGCCGTCTG GTCAGGAGCGCCAACTACGAGTCCGACCCGTTCGTCCAGGAGTTCCAGTTCCGGGTGCGCGATGAGATGGCTCAGGTGACGGGGCGCGTCCTGCCGGCCCCCATGCTGCAGTATGGCGGCAGG AACCGCACGGTGGCCACGCCCAGCCACGGCGTGTGGGACATGAGGGGGAAGCAGTTCCACACCGGAGTGGAGATCAAGATGTGGGCCATCGCCTGCTTCGCCACCCAGCGGCAGTGCAGAGAGGAAATCCTCAA GAGCTTCACGGAGCAGCTGAGGAAGATCTCCAAGGACGCCGGGATGCCGATCCAGGGCCAGCCGTGTTTCTGTAAATACGCCCAGGGCGCCGACAGCGTGGAGCCCATGTTCAGGCACCTGAAGAACACCTACGCCGGCCTGCAGCTCATCATCGTCATCCTGCCCGGAAAAACGCCCGTCTACG CGGAGGTGAAGCGGGTGGGCGACACGCTGCTGGGCATGGCCACGCAGTGTGTCCAGGTGAAGAACGTGGTGAAGACGTCGCCTCAGACGCTCTCCAACCTCTGCCTGAAGATCAACGTCAAGCTGGGAGGCATCAACAACATCCTGCTTCCAAACCAGCG GCCGTCGGTGTTCCAGCAGCCAATCATCTTCCTGGGAGCGGACGTCACTCATCCTCCAGCCGGCGATGGGAAGAAGCCGTCGATCGCTGCG GTGGTCGGCAGCATGGACGCCCACCCCAGCCGGTACTGCGCCACGGTCCGGGTCCAGAGGCCCAGGCAGGAAGTGATCCAGGACCTGGCCTCCATGGTGCGGGAGCTGCTGATCCAGTTCTACAAGTCGACCCGCTACAAGCCGACCCGAATCATCTTCTACAGAGACGGCGTGTCAGAGGGCCAGTTCAGACAG GTGTTGCACTACGAGCTGCTGGCCATCAGGGAGGCGTGCATCAGCCTGGAGAAGGAGTACCAGCCAGGAATCACCTTCATCGTGGTTCAGAAGCGTCATCACACGCGGCTCTTCTGCGCAGATCGCAACGAGCGA GTGGGCCGAAGCGGGAACATCCCAGCCGGAACCACCGTGGACACGGACATCACTCACCCCTACGAGTTTGACTTCTACCTGTGCAGCCATGCCGGCATccag GGAACCAGCCGCCCGTCCCACTACCACATCCTGTGGGACGACAACTGCTTCACGGCGGATGAGTTCCAGCTGCTCACCTACCAGCTGTGCCACACCTACGTCCGCTGCACGCGCTCCGTCTCCATCCCCGCGCCCGCCTACTACGCCCACCTGGTGGCGTTCCGCGCTCGCTACCACCTGGTGGACAAAGAGCACGACAG CGCCGAGGGAAGCCACATCTCAGGGCAGAGCAACGGCAGAGACCCGCAGGCGCTGGCCAAGGCCGTGCAGATCCACCACGACACCCTGAGGACCATGTACTTCGCCTGA
- the ago3b gene encoding protein argonaute-3 isoform X3, whose protein sequence is MVQHFKVTIFGDRLPVYDGKRSLYTASPLPVATSGVDLDVTLPGEGGKDRPFKVGIRFVSLVSWHLLHEVLTGRSVPEPLDLDKPLSTNPVHAVDVVLRHLPSMKYTPVGRSFFSSPEGYDHPLGGGREVWFGFHQSVRPAMWKMMLNIDVSATAFYKAQPVIQFMCEVLDIHNMDEQPRSLPDSHRVKFTKEIKGLKVEVTHCGSMRRKYRVCNVTRRPASLQTFPLQLENGQTVERTVAQYFREKYSLQLKYPHLPCLQVGQEQKHTYLPLEVCNIVPGQRCIKKLTDNQTSTMIKATARSAPDRQEEISRLVRSANYESDPFVQEFQFRVRDEMAQVTGRVLPAPMLQYGGRVSSEPLMNRTVATPSHGVWDMRGKQFHTGVEIKMWAIACFATQRQCREEILKSFTEQLRKISKDAGMPIQGQPCFCKYAQGADSVEPMFRHLKNTYAGLQLIIVILPGKTPVYAEVKRVGDTLLGMATQCVQVKNVVKTSPQTLSNLCLKINVKLGGINNILLPNQRPSVFQQPIIFLGADVTHPPAGDGKKPSIAAVVGSMDAHPSRYCATVRVQRPRQEVIQDLASMVRELLIQFYKSTRYKPTRIIFYRDGVSEGQFRQVLHYELLAIREACISLEKEYQPGITFIVVQKRHHTRLFCADRNERVGRSGNIPAGTTVDTDITHPYEFDFYLCSHAGIQGTSRPSHYHILWDDNCFTADEFQLLTYQLCHTYVRCTRSVSIPAPAYYAHLVAFRARYHLVDKEHDSAEGSHISGQSNGRDPQALAKAVQIHHDTLRTMYFA, encoded by the exons ATGGTGCAGCACTTCAAGGTGACGATCTTCGGCGACCGGCTGCCGGTTTACGATGGGAAGAGGAGTCTCTACACGGCGAGTCCACTTCCTGTCGCCACAAGCGGG GTGGACCTGGACGTCACGCTGCCGGGCGAAGGCGGGAAGGATCGCCCGTTTAAGGTCGGCATCCGGTTCGTGTCGCTGGTCAGCTGGCACCTGCTGCACGAAGTCCTGACCGGACGCAGCGTCCCTGAGCCGCTGGACCTGGACAAGCCGCTCAGCACCAACCCGGTTCACGCCGTGGACGTCGTCCTGCGACACCTGCCCTCCATGAA GTACACCCCGGTGGGTCGGTCCTTCTTCTCCTCCCCTGAGGGCTACGACCACCCGCTGGGCGGAGGCCGGGAGGTTTGGTTCGGCTTCCACCAGTCGGTGCGGCCCGCCATGTGGAAGATGATGCTGAACATCGATG TTTCAGCCACGGCCTTCTACAAAGCGCAGCCGGTCATCCAGTTCATGTGTGAGGTGCTGGACATCCACAACATGGACGAGCAGCCGCGCTCGCTCCCGGATTCACATCGAGTCAAATTCACCAAAGAGATCAAAG GTCTTAAAGTGGAAGTAACCCACTGTGGAAGCATGCGGAGGAAGTACAGGGTGTGCAACGTGACGCGGCGGCCTGCCAGCCTGCAGAC GTTCCCTCTGCAGCTGGAGAACGGCCAGACGGTGGAGCGCACCGTGGCGCAGTACTTCAGGGAGAAGTACAGCCTGCAGCTGAAGTACCCACACCTGCCCTGCCTGCAGGTGGGCCAGGAGCAGAAACACACCTACCTGCCGCTGGAG GTGTGTAACATCGTTCCCGGTCAGCGCTGCATTAAGAAGCTGACTGACAACCAGACGTCCACCATGATCAAAGCCACGGCCCGCTCGGCTCCGGACAGGCAGGAGGAGATCAGCCGTCTG GTCAGGAGCGCCAACTACGAGTCCGACCCGTTCGTCCAGGAGTTCCAGTTCCGGGTGCGCGATGAGATGGCTCAGGTGACGGGGCGCGTCCTGCCGGCCCCCATGCTGCAGTATGGCGGCAGGGTGAGCTCTGAACCCCTTATG AACCGCACGGTGGCCACGCCCAGCCACGGCGTGTGGGACATGAGGGGGAAGCAGTTCCACACCGGAGTGGAGATCAAGATGTGGGCCATCGCCTGCTTCGCCACCCAGCGGCAGTGCAGAGAGGAAATCCTCAA GAGCTTCACGGAGCAGCTGAGGAAGATCTCCAAGGACGCCGGGATGCCGATCCAGGGCCAGCCGTGTTTCTGTAAATACGCCCAGGGCGCCGACAGCGTGGAGCCCATGTTCAGGCACCTGAAGAACACCTACGCCGGCCTGCAGCTCATCATCGTCATCCTGCCCGGAAAAACGCCCGTCTACG CGGAGGTGAAGCGGGTGGGCGACACGCTGCTGGGCATGGCCACGCAGTGTGTCCAGGTGAAGAACGTGGTGAAGACGTCGCCTCAGACGCTCTCCAACCTCTGCCTGAAGATCAACGTCAAGCTGGGAGGCATCAACAACATCCTGCTTCCAAACCAGCG GCCGTCGGTGTTCCAGCAGCCAATCATCTTCCTGGGAGCGGACGTCACTCATCCTCCAGCCGGCGATGGGAAGAAGCCGTCGATCGCTGCG GTGGTCGGCAGCATGGACGCCCACCCCAGCCGGTACTGCGCCACGGTCCGGGTCCAGAGGCCCAGGCAGGAAGTGATCCAGGACCTGGCCTCCATGGTGCGGGAGCTGCTGATCCAGTTCTACAAGTCGACCCGCTACAAGCCGACCCGAATCATCTTCTACAGAGACGGCGTGTCAGAGGGCCAGTTCAGACAG GTGTTGCACTACGAGCTGCTGGCCATCAGGGAGGCGTGCATCAGCCTGGAGAAGGAGTACCAGCCAGGAATCACCTTCATCGTGGTTCAGAAGCGTCATCACACGCGGCTCTTCTGCGCAGATCGCAACGAGCGA GTGGGCCGAAGCGGGAACATCCCAGCCGGAACCACCGTGGACACGGACATCACTCACCCCTACGAGTTTGACTTCTACCTGTGCAGCCATGCCGGCATccag GGAACCAGCCGCCCGTCCCACTACCACATCCTGTGGGACGACAACTGCTTCACGGCGGATGAGTTCCAGCTGCTCACCTACCAGCTGTGCCACACCTACGTCCGCTGCACGCGCTCCGTCTCCATCCCCGCGCCCGCCTACTACGCCCACCTGGTGGCGTTCCGCGCTCGCTACCACCTGGTGGACAAAGAGCACGACAG CGCCGAGGGAAGCCACATCTCAGGGCAGAGCAACGGCAGAGACCCGCAGGCGCTGGCCAAGGCCGTGCAGATCCACCACGACACCCTGAGGACCATGTACTTCGCCTGA
- the ago3b gene encoding protein argonaute-3 isoform X1, which produces MEIGTTGAHALFTLPRRPGYGSIGKPIKLLANCFQVEIPKIDVYLYEVDVKPEKCPRRVNREVVDSMVQHFKVTIFGDRLPVYDGKRSLYTASPLPVATSGVDLDVTLPGEGGKDRPFKVGIRFVSLVSWHLLHEVLTGRSVPEPLDLDKPLSTNPVHAVDVVLRHLPSMKYTPVGRSFFSSPEGYDHPLGGGREVWFGFHQSVRPAMWKMMLNIDVSATAFYKAQPVIQFMCEVLDIHNMDEQPRSLPDSHRVKFTKEIKGLKVEVTHCGSMRRKYRVCNVTRRPASLQTFPLQLENGQTVERTVAQYFREKYSLQLKYPHLPCLQVGQEQKHTYLPLEVCNIVPGQRCIKKLTDNQTSTMIKATARSAPDRQEEISRLVRSANYESDPFVQEFQFRVRDEMAQVTGRVLPAPMLQYGGRVSSEPLMNRTVATPSHGVWDMRGKQFHTGVEIKMWAIACFATQRQCREEILKSFTEQLRKISKDAGMPIQGQPCFCKYAQGADSVEPMFRHLKNTYAGLQLIIVILPGKTPVYAEVKRVGDTLLGMATQCVQVKNVVKTSPQTLSNLCLKINVKLGGINNILLPNQRPSVFQQPIIFLGADVTHPPAGDGKKPSIAAVVGSMDAHPSRYCATVRVQRPRQEVIQDLASMVRELLIQFYKSTRYKPTRIIFYRDGVSEGQFRQVLHYELLAIREACISLEKEYQPGITFIVVQKRHHTRLFCADRNERVGRSGNIPAGTTVDTDITHPYEFDFYLCSHAGIQGTSRPSHYHILWDDNCFTADEFQLLTYQLCHTYVRCTRSVSIPAPAYYAHLVAFRARYHLVDKEHDSAEGSHISGQSNGRDPQALAKAVQIHHDTLRTMYFA; this is translated from the exons GAGCCCACGCCTTGTTTACGTTGCCACGGCGACCCGGATATGGCTCCATCGGAAAGCCCATCAAGCTCCTGGCCAACTGCTTCCAGGTGGAAATCCCTAAGATCGACGTCTACCTGTACGAGGTCGACGTCAAGCCAGAGAAATGCCCCCGGAGGGTCAACAG GGAGGTGGTGGACTCCATGGTGCAGCACTTCAAGGTGACGATCTTCGGCGACCGGCTGCCGGTTTACGATGGGAAGAGGAGTCTCTACACGGCGAGTCCACTTCCTGTCGCCACAAGCGGG GTGGACCTGGACGTCACGCTGCCGGGCGAAGGCGGGAAGGATCGCCCGTTTAAGGTCGGCATCCGGTTCGTGTCGCTGGTCAGCTGGCACCTGCTGCACGAAGTCCTGACCGGACGCAGCGTCCCTGAGCCGCTGGACCTGGACAAGCCGCTCAGCACCAACCCGGTTCACGCCGTGGACGTCGTCCTGCGACACCTGCCCTCCATGAA GTACACCCCGGTGGGTCGGTCCTTCTTCTCCTCCCCTGAGGGCTACGACCACCCGCTGGGCGGAGGCCGGGAGGTTTGGTTCGGCTTCCACCAGTCGGTGCGGCCCGCCATGTGGAAGATGATGCTGAACATCGATG TTTCAGCCACGGCCTTCTACAAAGCGCAGCCGGTCATCCAGTTCATGTGTGAGGTGCTGGACATCCACAACATGGACGAGCAGCCGCGCTCGCTCCCGGATTCACATCGAGTCAAATTCACCAAAGAGATCAAAG GTCTTAAAGTGGAAGTAACCCACTGTGGAAGCATGCGGAGGAAGTACAGGGTGTGCAACGTGACGCGGCGGCCTGCCAGCCTGCAGAC GTTCCCTCTGCAGCTGGAGAACGGCCAGACGGTGGAGCGCACCGTGGCGCAGTACTTCAGGGAGAAGTACAGCCTGCAGCTGAAGTACCCACACCTGCCCTGCCTGCAGGTGGGCCAGGAGCAGAAACACACCTACCTGCCGCTGGAG GTGTGTAACATCGTTCCCGGTCAGCGCTGCATTAAGAAGCTGACTGACAACCAGACGTCCACCATGATCAAAGCCACGGCCCGCTCGGCTCCGGACAGGCAGGAGGAGATCAGCCGTCTG GTCAGGAGCGCCAACTACGAGTCCGACCCGTTCGTCCAGGAGTTCCAGTTCCGGGTGCGCGATGAGATGGCTCAGGTGACGGGGCGCGTCCTGCCGGCCCCCATGCTGCAGTATGGCGGCAGGGTGAGCTCTGAACCCCTTATG AACCGCACGGTGGCCACGCCCAGCCACGGCGTGTGGGACATGAGGGGGAAGCAGTTCCACACCGGAGTGGAGATCAAGATGTGGGCCATCGCCTGCTTCGCCACCCAGCGGCAGTGCAGAGAGGAAATCCTCAA GAGCTTCACGGAGCAGCTGAGGAAGATCTCCAAGGACGCCGGGATGCCGATCCAGGGCCAGCCGTGTTTCTGTAAATACGCCCAGGGCGCCGACAGCGTGGAGCCCATGTTCAGGCACCTGAAGAACACCTACGCCGGCCTGCAGCTCATCATCGTCATCCTGCCCGGAAAAACGCCCGTCTACG CGGAGGTGAAGCGGGTGGGCGACACGCTGCTGGGCATGGCCACGCAGTGTGTCCAGGTGAAGAACGTGGTGAAGACGTCGCCTCAGACGCTCTCCAACCTCTGCCTGAAGATCAACGTCAAGCTGGGAGGCATCAACAACATCCTGCTTCCAAACCAGCG GCCGTCGGTGTTCCAGCAGCCAATCATCTTCCTGGGAGCGGACGTCACTCATCCTCCAGCCGGCGATGGGAAGAAGCCGTCGATCGCTGCG GTGGTCGGCAGCATGGACGCCCACCCCAGCCGGTACTGCGCCACGGTCCGGGTCCAGAGGCCCAGGCAGGAAGTGATCCAGGACCTGGCCTCCATGGTGCGGGAGCTGCTGATCCAGTTCTACAAGTCGACCCGCTACAAGCCGACCCGAATCATCTTCTACAGAGACGGCGTGTCAGAGGGCCAGTTCAGACAG GTGTTGCACTACGAGCTGCTGGCCATCAGGGAGGCGTGCATCAGCCTGGAGAAGGAGTACCAGCCAGGAATCACCTTCATCGTGGTTCAGAAGCGTCATCACACGCGGCTCTTCTGCGCAGATCGCAACGAGCGA GTGGGCCGAAGCGGGAACATCCCAGCCGGAACCACCGTGGACACGGACATCACTCACCCCTACGAGTTTGACTTCTACCTGTGCAGCCATGCCGGCATccag GGAACCAGCCGCCCGTCCCACTACCACATCCTGTGGGACGACAACTGCTTCACGGCGGATGAGTTCCAGCTGCTCACCTACCAGCTGTGCCACACCTACGTCCGCTGCACGCGCTCCGTCTCCATCCCCGCGCCCGCCTACTACGCCCACCTGGTGGCGTTCCGCGCTCGCTACCACCTGGTGGACAAAGAGCACGACAG CGCCGAGGGAAGCCACATCTCAGGGCAGAGCAACGGCAGAGACCCGCAGGCGCTGGCCAAGGCCGTGCAGATCCACCACGACACCCTGAGGACCATGTACTTCGCCTGA